Below is a window of Impatiens glandulifera chromosome 2, dImpGla2.1, whole genome shotgun sequence DNA.
AATTTTGAAATTTCTTAGAAACCCACATGCCATTGCAATGTAACTAATGGGAAACCATCAAAAGACCAACCAAAAGCCGCATGATAATACcaaccaaaaatatgttaaaataaaaaggtAACCCAATcagttttagaaaataaataatcctAACATGAACTCAAATTGAAAGTAAATGTCACATAGTATAGTAGTAGTAGCATTAACATTTGAATGAAATACCATTAAGACTACAcacaacttcttcttcttcttctgcttaCTTCTCTGAAGAATTGGGTCCCCTCTTCTTCCCAAAGCCAACAACTATATAAAAGACAACAAGGTAATCAAACCATCCATAAGTCCTCATCCATATTCAATGTAACACTTTCTAATTTCATCATTTTTGTAGAAATCAATCAATCTAACCATACATAGAGGCAGAGGTGCGGATATCAACCTCTTTTTGCcaaggctagaagaggggataacttcatatcttattattattatttttagaacactAGGTTCGGCTTCACCTTTAAAGTGCGACAAAGGGTTAAGGAGCCCACAAACTTAACTAGGCACAGAACTTGACACCTGAAGGGCTAGAACACATGACCTCAAGGAAGCTGGGGATATCCAGCTTTTGttgtcgctaggctagaagagaggataatttcttattattatacaGACAGACAATGTGATCTAGTTCTAGTTCATGGTTTGATTCCCAATAACCACATGATCAGTTCAAGTCAAAAACATGTAAGAACCCTAATGATAAAAGAGGGTTAATAGGAAATCAAACCAAACAGAGGCTCGAACCAGGACCTAAAGGTTTGGGATATTAACCTCTTTTagccactaggctagaagaggggcataatttcataatttcttattattatgcAGACAGACAATGTGTTCTAGTTCTATTTCATGGGTTGATTCCCAATAACCAATCAGTTAAAATCAAAACATGTAAGAACCCTAATGATAAAAGAGGGTTAATAGAGATTAATCTAACCGGCAGTGACGAAACGGCGGTTGTACTGAATACGCTTGTGGGCGCGACCGCGGGGCTGCTTCTTCTTGTCTTGCTTGGCAACCTTAGGGGTCTGCCCTCTAACTTTTCCGGCACGAGCAAGCGATCCGTGAACCTTACCTGCAAACAaaagaatcaatcaatcaatctcgCGCTTTATAAATTAGGGTAGAATAAAAACAGTGATTTGACGAAAcaatgaatcaaatatagtGGATTTTTCTGTAGAGGATAAAAAGATGGAAAAAATTAGGGTTCTTGAAGTTACCCATTGTTGAATCGTTGATTCGTCTCTGCAGGAAGGTCTGATTGTCTAGGGTTTGGAATGTTAAGGGAGAAGACGgcgattttatattatttatatgatctTATTATACGGACTTTAATTGAGTTCGGCCCAATACTCTATTTTGGGCCTAATAGTTTCtcaaatctcaaaaaaaaatgtaggcCTTGGAGTTGTTCCAAGATGAAGAATTTGAAGAGAAAAATCAAtatccaaaattatttgaatttttgcaaaggaatttaatatttttatgtacaaattaaataatatacagAGACTATAAGGAAATTCAAAAGGgtgtatttgataaaaaatatatattttttttagaaatattccCACAATCATAAATCTTTTCATAGGCGATATTTgaatctataattttttttttcttaaacacTAATTATTGTCAATTGATCTACTCGATCtagtgatatatataattataaatttaaatattgaagtgtctaaaaatttaatattaaataaatcaaatgaaaaatacataaacaagtatttgatatataagttgattttataaaatgtggactaatgtaatatatatatatatatatatatatatatatatatatatatatatatatatatatatatatatatatatatatatatatatatatatatatatatatatcaaaaactattttacctttcaaaaataaatgtaatttaattaattgagttggttaaaattacattttaaacaCTTTTATTATGTGTATATATTACCTAGTTAAGTTATTTATAGTTTATCAAATTATTGTAGAAGttttggttaattttttttaagttacattgaaatgaatcaaaataacaataattttaaataagtgtACATTGTTGAATGAaagttcaaataattatataaaaaaattagattaattagtgataaattgtgttatcttattattttcatttcattagGATTGTTAGATCACTCACACAAGTCTAGACCCTTTGTTTTTAACTATTTCAATAATAGGATGAAGAAGAACTATTTCAATaataggaagaagaagaatatataaatacaataagataactttataaaaaatacatacaactcctctttaatttaattatcttattgTATTGTCACATGACTCACacttattacaaaatattacaataaaaattcttttttttttctcaaatattaaaAGTCCACTTCATCAAATGTACACCAGTAAAAATCAGATAATTGCATGCCTCATGATATATTCATGATGAGCAAACATGATCTCTGAAACCAGCAAACGTAAGTAAGTAAGTAGgtatttataatcattttcttttaaatgacaaaaatcttaataataaacGAATCATCATCATGCATGAGTTACTTCACAAAGATCAATATCAGCCACTAAAATCAGTCCACGTGGATAAAATTACTTTTCTGCCCTCCTCCTTTGATGAATGATGAAATCACGAATCCTTTTAAGGGCAACCTCAAGTGTGTTTTCACTCATATTAGCAAAGCAAACCCTAAACCATCCTGGCTCTGAGCAATGACAAGATGAACCTGGAGAGATATTCAACTTCACATCATTCACTATTGAA
It encodes the following:
- the LOC124927270 gene encoding 40S ribosomal protein S30 — protein: MGKVHGSLARAGKVRGQTPKVAKQDKKKQPRGRAHKRIQYNRRFVTAVVGFGKKRGPNSSEK